One part of the Eucalyptus grandis isolate ANBG69807.140 chromosome 10, ASM1654582v1, whole genome shotgun sequence genome encodes these proteins:
- the LOC104422012 gene encoding probable mitochondrial saccharopine dehydrogenase-like oxidoreductase At5g39410, which produces MAEAAEHRQVVGGSPRYDLIILGASGFTGKYVVRESLKFLALNTPSSPFKSIALAGRNPTRLADALRWAAHPDPLPDVALLAADVGDPASLRRMCAQTRLVLNCVGPFRLYGEPVVAACVDSGCDYLDICGEPEFMERMEAKYHQRALEKGSLVISACGFDSVPAELGLMFNSRQWTEPAVVNQVEAYLSLESERRIVGNFGTYQSAVLGVANVEKLQELRRSRPRRARPVIPGPAPSKGSIVEHQNKIGLWAVKLPSADSVVVRKTLSILTENPHGLPGANEDAGHIEKRKAFWSTIKPAHFGVKMGLKSLLGIFRLIIIGMFIGVLGRTAFGRWLLLKFPSVFSLGWFREKGPTEDEVECASFKMWFIGHGYSSRDAASQSNAKPDMEIITRVTGPEIGYLTTPIILLQCALILLSDRENLPKGGSYPPGIVFGPTDLQERLEKNGISFDVISKGAAHA; this is translated from the exons ATGGCCGAAGCTGCAGAGCACCGACAAGTCGTCGGTGGGTCTCCGCGATACGACCTGATCATACTGGGAGCCTCTGGATTCACTGGCAAGTACGTCGTGAGAGAATCCCTCAAGTTCCTCGCCCTCAACACTCCCTCCTCTCCTTTCAAATCCATTGCCCTAGCCGGCCGCAACCCGACCAGGCTCGCCGACGCTCTCCGGTGGGCCGCACACCCCGATCCCCTGCCCGATGTCGCCCTCCTCGCGGCCGACGTCGGCGACCCCGCTTCCCTCCGCCGCATGTGCGCCCAGACGCGGCTTGTTCTCAACTGCGTCGGCCCCTTTCGCCTCTATGGTGAGCCTGTCGTCGCCGCCTGCGTGGACTCTGG TTGTGATTACTTGGATATTTGTGGGGAGCCTGAGTTCATGGAGAGGATGGAGGCTAAGTACCATCAAAGAGCATTGGAGAAAGGTTCTTTGGTTATTTCGGCATGTGGCTTTGACTCTGTTCCAGCTGAATTGGGCTTAATGTTTAACTCCAGACAGTGGACAGAACCCGCTGTTGTGAACCAGGTCGAAGCATACCTGAGTCTGGAGTCTGAAAGGAGAATTGTTGGGAACTTTGGAACATATCAATCAGCAGTTTTAGGTGTGGCCAATGTGGAAAAATTGCAGGAACTGAGGCGATCCAGACCCAGAAGAGCTAGGCCTGTG ATTCCTGGACCTGCTCCTTCAAAAGGATCGATTGTAGAGCACCAGAATAAGATTGGTCTTTGGGCTGTAAAGCTACCCTCAGCAGATTCGGTGGTGGTTCGCAAAACGCTATCCATCTTGACCGAAAATCCTCATGGTCTTCCTGGTGCTAATGAAGATGCTGGGCATATTGAAAAGAGGAAGGCCTTTTGGTCCACCATAAAACCTGCACATTTTGGGGTGAAAATGGGCTTAAAGTCCTTGTTGGGTATATTTAGATTAATAATCATTGGGATGTTTATAGGGGTCTTGGGTAGAACTGCTTTTGGGAGATGGCTTCTCCTAAAATTTCCCTCAGTTTTCAGCTTGGGGTGGTTCAGAGAGAAAGGTCCAACTGAAGATGAGGTGGAATGTGCTTCATTTAAGATGTGGTTCATTGGACACGGTTACAGCAGCAGAGATGCGGCTTCACAGAGTAATGCTAAACCAGACATGGAGATAATAACGAGGGTGACAGGACCTGAGATTGGCTATTTGACCACACCCATAATTTTGCTTCAGTGTGCTCTTATTCTTCTGAGTGACCGGGAAAACCTACCCAAGGGTGGATCATATCCGCCAGGAATTGTTTTTGGCCCTACAGATCTCCAAGAACGACTTGAGAAGAATGGGATATCATTTGATGTCATTTCAAAGGGTGCCGCACATGCTTAA
- the LOC104423633 gene encoding phosphatidylinositol 3,4,5-trisphosphate 3-phosphatase and protein-tyrosine-phosphatase PTEN1, whose translation MGLKFSKQSHGRADNMSLAHAHQQVIHYLITNFFIRNLVSKKRRRLLVGGYDLDMSYITDRILAMSFPAERMRAVYRNPLWQVKSVLDMRHQGHYKIYNLCIEETYDPSHFYGRVETYPFDDNHVPPLQMVKQFCESVHTWLSRDPKNVAVVHCMAGKGRTGLMVCTYLVYIGLSAEEALQLYAQKRTTNNEGVSIPSQRRYVGYWANTLSFPRGASAGPLDVNLPHPCSRELRRIRLYDTVNTESIFFVISELQEIPNQLYRPSMEVTKGCCRPIKKGFQRNNSPRYYLSFDRGKIVGESESEEPHVIVQMDTESPVLYQKTCLDYYFDKPLHVTGDVRVIFYQKMKGGRLFYACFNTAFIRQCLLQFSLRDLDKVASKGRSICGNAFCLELLFGPANAKSSLMPPSDNDLSDNSF comes from the exons ATGGGGCTGAAGTTTTCAAAGCAGAGCCATGGGAGGGCCGACAATATGAGCTTAGCTCATGCCCACCAGCAAGTGATCCACTATCTCATCACAAACTTCTTTATACGTAACTTGGTGTCCAAGAAAAGAAGGCGACTACTTGTTGGAGGCTATGATCTTGACATGTCATATATTACGGATCGCATATTGGCAATGTCATTCCCTGCAGAACGTATGCGGGCAGTGTACCGAAATCCTCTCTGGCAGGTCAAGTCAGTTCTGGACATGCGACACCAAGGACACTACAAG ATCTATAACCTTTGCATTGAAGAAACTTACGATCCGTCGCATTTTTATGGTCGCGTGGAGACATATCCATTCGACGACAACCATGTTCCCCCACTTCAAATGGTCAAACAGTTCTGCGAAAGCGTGCATACATGGCTATCTCGTGACCCAAAAAATGTTGCGGTGGTGCATTGCATG GCAGGTAAGGGTCGGACAGGTTTAATGGTGTGCACCTACCTTGTTTACATTGGGCTGTCTGCTGAGGAAGCCCTTCAGTTGTACGCGCAAAAACGAACGACCAACAATGAAGGA GTATCAATACCTAGCCAGCGTAGATATGTTGGTTACTGGGCGAACACACTCTCGTTTCCCAGAGGAGCCAGTGCTGGACCTCTAGATGTGAACTTGCCTCATCCATGTAGTAGGGAATTGCGGCGAATCAGACTCTATGACACTGTCAACACTGAATCGATTTTCTTTGTAATTTCAGAGTTACAAGAG ATACCTAATCAGCTATACCGACCATCTATGGAAGTTACTAAGGGTTGCTGCCGGCCGATAAAGAAAGGATTTCAAAGAAACAATAGCCCTCGGTATTATCTTTCCTTCGATAGAGGCAAAATTGTAGGCGAATCAGAATCTGAGGAGCCTCATGTCATAGTCCAAATGGATACTGAAAGCCCCGTACTTTATCAAAAGACCTGTCTTGACTACTATTTCGATAAGCCCTTACAT GTCACTGGCGATGTTAGGGTCATATTCTACCAGAAAATGAAAGGAGGGCGTCTCTTCTATGCCTGCTTCAATACTGCTTTCATCAGACAGTGCTTGCTCCAG TTctctttgcgagatttggacAAAGTTGCAAGCAAAGGCAGATCGATATGTGGCAATGCGTTTTGCCTGGAGTTGCTATTTGGTCCTGCAAATGCCAAGTCCTCGTTGATGCCTCCAAGCGACAATGATTTGAGTGACAACTCCTTTTGA